From the Hymenobacter yonginensis genome, one window contains:
- the leuS gene encoding leucine--tRNA ligase, with product MPGYHPQDIEKKWQAHWKDQQTFKADNASDKPKYYVLDMFPYPSGAGLHVGHPLGYIASDIVSRYKRLRGFNVLHPMGFDSFGLPAEQYAIQTGQHPAITTEQNIDTYIRQLNSLGFSYDWSREVRTSDPAYYKWTQWIFLKLFNSWYNLDTNKAEPLKTLLEKFEQHGSEGIRAAGDDEERHSFTAGQWKLFSEKQRLQAVHPYRLAYQQDTYVNWCPGLGTVLSNDEVKDGLSERGGFPVERRLMPQWNLRITAYADRLLQGLDSLDWPDAVKEMQRNWIGKSIGAEVSFAVQGHEQAQIKVYTTRVDTIYGATFLVLAPEHELVKELTTPEQQAEIQDYIDATKRRSERDRMADTKTVSGAFTGFYALNPFSNEPIQIWIADYVLAGYGTGAVMAVPSGDQRDYVFAKHFNLPITQVVDAQQIDEQADPTKDGLYLHGLIKGQNYKQATQTLIGELEQRGIGKGKTNFRIRDAIFGRQRYWGEPIPIYYKEGTAYGVAEADLPLVLPEIDEYKPTETGEPPLGRAKDWKYKGLYEYELSTMPGWAGSSWYYLRYMDPQNTGRFVGEEAEQYWQQVDLYMGGAEHATGHLLYSRFWHLFLKDLGVVSAPEPFQKLINQGMILGRSNLVYRVQGTNTFVSAGKKDAYKTTELHVDVNIVENDVLDVEAFKSWRGEYASADFILEDDGTYVCGTLVEKMSKSLYNVVNPDTLIERYGADALRLYEMFLGPLEQFKPWNTNGMSGVAGFLKKLWRLYHPQDGTFAVTDEAATPQELKALHKAIRKVEEDIEKFSFNTTVSALMITVNELTALDCHKRAILEPLVLLLSPYAPHLAEELWQQLGHPAGSISHAQYPEFREEYLVEDTVNYPVAINGKVRETLQFPATATPADIEAAVRASDFLPRFAEGKEPKKFIVVPGRMVNVVV from the coding sequence ATGCCCGGCTACCATCCCCAGGATATTGAGAAAAAGTGGCAAGCCCACTGGAAAGATCAGCAGACGTTCAAGGCCGATAACGCCTCCGACAAGCCCAAATACTACGTGCTCGACATGTTTCCGTACCCCAGCGGGGCGGGGCTGCACGTGGGCCATCCGCTGGGCTACATTGCCTCCGATATCGTGTCGCGCTACAAGCGCCTGCGCGGCTTCAACGTGCTGCATCCTATGGGTTTCGACTCGTTTGGCCTGCCCGCCGAGCAGTACGCCATCCAGACCGGCCAGCACCCGGCCATCACGACGGAGCAGAACATCGACACCTACATCCGGCAGCTCAACTCCCTGGGCTTCAGCTACGACTGGAGCCGCGAGGTGCGCACCTCCGACCCCGCGTACTACAAGTGGACGCAGTGGATTTTCCTCAAGCTGTTCAATAGCTGGTACAACCTCGACACCAACAAGGCCGAGCCGCTGAAAACGCTGCTGGAGAAGTTCGAGCAGCACGGCAGCGAAGGTATCCGCGCGGCCGGCGACGACGAGGAGCGCCACAGCTTCACGGCGGGCCAGTGGAAGCTGTTCTCGGAAAAGCAGCGCCTGCAGGCCGTGCACCCCTACCGCCTGGCCTACCAGCAGGACACCTACGTGAACTGGTGCCCCGGCCTGGGCACGGTGCTGAGCAATGACGAGGTGAAAGACGGCCTCTCGGAGCGCGGCGGCTTCCCCGTGGAGCGCCGCCTGATGCCCCAGTGGAACCTGCGCATCACCGCCTACGCCGACCGCCTCCTCCAGGGCCTCGACTCCCTCGACTGGCCCGATGCCGTGAAGGAAATGCAGCGCAACTGGATCGGCAAAAGCATCGGCGCCGAGGTCAGCTTTGCGGTGCAAGGCCACGAGCAGGCACAGATCAAAGTGTACACCACGCGCGTGGATACCATTTACGGTGCCACGTTCCTGGTGCTGGCGCCCGAGCATGAGCTGGTGAAGGAGCTGACCACGCCGGAGCAGCAGGCCGAAATCCAGGACTACATCGACGCCACCAAGCGCCGCTCGGAGCGCGACCGGATGGCCGATACCAAGACGGTTTCCGGCGCTTTCACCGGCTTCTACGCCCTCAACCCGTTCAGCAACGAGCCCATCCAAATCTGGATTGCCGATTACGTGCTGGCTGGCTACGGCACCGGTGCCGTGATGGCCGTGCCCAGCGGGGACCAGCGCGACTACGTGTTTGCCAAGCACTTCAACTTGCCCATCACGCAGGTGGTGGATGCCCAGCAGATTGACGAGCAGGCCGACCCGACCAAGGACGGCCTCTACCTGCACGGCCTCATCAAAGGCCAGAACTACAAGCAGGCCACCCAAACCCTGATTGGGGAGCTGGAGCAGCGCGGCATCGGCAAGGGCAAAACCAACTTCCGCATCCGCGATGCCATCTTCGGCCGCCAGCGCTACTGGGGCGAGCCCATCCCGATTTACTACAAGGAAGGCACTGCCTACGGCGTGGCCGAAGCCGACCTGCCCCTGGTGCTCCCGGAAATCGACGAGTACAAGCCCACCGAAACCGGCGAGCCGCCCCTGGGCCGCGCCAAGGACTGGAAATACAAAGGCCTCTACGAGTACGAGCTGAGCACCATGCCCGGCTGGGCCGGCTCCAGCTGGTACTACCTCCGCTACATGGACCCGCAGAATACCGGTCGTTTTGTGGGCGAGGAAGCCGAGCAGTACTGGCAGCAGGTTGATTTATATATGGGTGGCGCAGAGCACGCTACGGGCCACCTGCTCTACTCCCGCTTCTGGCACCTGTTCCTGAAAGACCTCGGCGTGGTATCGGCCCCCGAGCCCTTCCAGAAGCTTATCAACCAGGGTATGATTCTGGGCCGCTCGAATCTTGTGTATCGTGTTCAAGGCACCAACACATTTGTCAGCGCTGGTAAGAAAGATGCTTATAAGACGACAGAACTGCACGTTGATGTAAACATCGTAGAGAATGATGTACTAGACGTGGAAGCTTTCAAAAGCTGGCGTGGTGAGTATGCTTCTGCTGACTTCATCTTGGAGGACGACGGAACATATGTTTGCGGCACATTGGTAGAAAAGATGTCAAAATCACTCTACAACGTGGTGAACCCCGACACGCTGATTGAACGGTACGGGGCCGATGCGCTACGCCTGTACGAGATGTTCCTCGGGCCGCTGGAGCAGTTCAAGCCCTGGAACACCAACGGCATGAGCGGCGTGGCCGGCTTCCTCAAGAAGCTCTGGCGCCTCTACCACCCCCAGGACGGCACCTTCGCCGTAACCGACGAGGCCGCAACGCCCCAGGAGCTAAAGGCCCTGCACAAGGCCATCCGCAAGGTGGAAGAGGACATCGAGAAGTTCTCGTTCAACACCACCGTCAGCGCCCTGATGATTACGGTGAACGAGCTGACGGCCCTCGACTGCCACAAGCGCGCCATCCTGGAGCCGCTGGTGCTGCTGCTCTCCCCCTACGCCCCGCACCTCGCCGAGGAGCTATGGCAGCAGCTCGGCCACCCGGCCGGCAGCATCAGCCACGCCCAGTACCCCGAGTTCCGCGAAGAGTATCTGGTGGAAGACACCGTGAACTACCCCGTGGCCATCAACGGCAAGGTGCGCGAGACGCTGCAGTTCCCCGCCACCGCCACCCCCGCCGACATCGAAGCCGCCGTGCGCGCCTCCGACTTCCTGCCCCGCTTCGCCGAAGGCAAGGAGCCCAAGAAGTTCATCGTCGTGCCCGGCCGCATGGTGAACGTGGTAGTGTAG
- a CDS encoding HAMP domain-containing sensor histidine kinase: MSLKLKIRLSIALMLVLLLGLGGYTFFSLQRLEGGARGIQRANFRSVEYGEQMLRALEALQDQPTAQPPLQQLRRALTREAANITEPGELELVDTLTQQLADYQRLVDDRAPATAQVTQLHRLRAATHRMMQLNARSFNRQTDQAAAAARQARRTVLALLLLSTAVGLSLVVRLPRAVLRPLRRLRADVEDVASPGPATQVSIAKNDEVGAVALALNRAFGYMQDQRSVTRAALATERSRLESLIEHLDEGLLLLDPDRTVLLANPVARELLGREAAALVGRRAEDLSQETELLNALFRPLLAQEGAQAGTTPAPVTLTFARPDGETAYYQLTLNHIVSRNRETGRTEFVGHILSLRNVSDFKKLDEVKSNYLATISHELKTPLASIKLSLMLLQDARTEPEERQRLADGIGDETQRLLGMVGQLLAVSRLDAGAEIQFDVQPITLAQVVNYAIDTVRPQVDDKELQLRLELPASLPAARADVEKTTWVLINLLANAIRYSPRGADLCVRAHQAAPQELQISVQDCGPGIALEYHERIFQRFSEVPNASGHKGGSGLGLSISREFIEAQGGRLWVESEPAQGSHFCFTLPVAG; this comes from the coding sequence ATGTCCCTCAAACTCAAAATCCGCCTGAGCATTGCGCTGATGCTGGTCCTGCTGCTGGGGCTGGGCGGGTACACGTTCTTTAGTTTGCAGCGGCTGGAAGGTGGGGCCCGGGGCATTCAGCGGGCTAATTTCCGCTCGGTGGAGTACGGCGAGCAGATGCTGCGGGCCCTGGAGGCGCTGCAGGACCAGCCCACGGCCCAGCCGCCGCTGCAGCAGCTGCGCCGCGCCCTCACCCGCGAAGCCGCCAACATCACCGAGCCCGGCGAGCTGGAACTGGTGGACACCCTCACCCAGCAGCTGGCTGACTACCAGCGCCTGGTGGATGACCGCGCCCCGGCCACCGCTCAGGTAACCCAGCTGCACCGGCTGCGGGCCGCCACCCACCGCATGATGCAACTCAACGCCCGCTCCTTCAACCGCCAGACCGACCAGGCCGCCGCCGCCGCCCGCCAGGCCCGGCGCACGGTGCTGGCGCTGCTGCTGCTGAGCACGGCGGTGGGCCTGAGCCTAGTGGTTCGCCTGCCCCGGGCCGTGCTGCGCCCCCTGCGCCGCCTGCGCGCCGACGTGGAGGACGTGGCCAGTCCCGGCCCGGCCACTCAGGTATCCATTGCCAAAAACGACGAAGTGGGGGCCGTGGCGTTAGCCCTCAACCGCGCCTTCGGCTACATGCAGGACCAGCGCAGCGTCACGCGGGCGGCTTTGGCCACCGAGCGCAGCCGTTTGGAAAGCCTGATTGAGCACCTCGATGAGGGCCTGCTCCTGCTCGACCCCGACCGCACCGTGCTGCTGGCCAATCCCGTGGCCCGGGAGCTGCTGGGCCGCGAGGCCGCCGCCCTGGTGGGCCGCCGGGCCGAGGACCTGAGCCAGGAAACCGAGCTGCTCAACGCCCTGTTCCGCCCCCTGCTGGCCCAGGAAGGCGCCCAAGCCGGCACCACGCCCGCCCCCGTCACGCTCACCTTCGCCCGCCCCGACGGCGAAACGGCCTATTACCAGCTCACGCTCAACCACATCGTGAGCCGCAACCGTGAAACCGGCCGCACCGAGTTTGTAGGCCACATTCTGAGTTTGCGCAACGTGTCGGATTTCAAGAAGCTCGATGAAGTGAAGTCCAACTACCTGGCCACCATTTCGCACGAGCTGAAAACCCCGCTGGCCAGCATCAAGCTCAGTCTGATGCTGCTGCAGGATGCGCGCACCGAGCCCGAGGAACGCCAGCGCCTGGCCGACGGCATCGGCGACGAAACCCAGCGTCTGCTGGGCATGGTGGGCCAGCTGCTGGCCGTGTCCAGGCTGGATGCGGGGGCTGAAATCCAGTTCGATGTACAGCCCATCACCCTGGCCCAGGTGGTGAACTACGCCATCGACACGGTGCGCCCGCAGGTGGACGACAAGGAGCTGCAGCTGCGCCTGGAACTGCCCGCAAGCCTGCCCGCCGCCCGCGCCGATGTGGAAAAAACCACCTGGGTGCTCATCAACCTGCTGGCCAACGCCATCCGCTACTCCCCCCGCGGCGCCGATTTGTGCGTGCGCGCCCACCAGGCCGCCCCGCAGGAATTGCAGATCAGCGTGCAGGACTGCGGGCCGGGCATTGCGCTGGAGTACCACGAGCGGATCTTCCAGCGTTTCTCAGAAGTGCCCAATGCCTCGGGCCACAAGGGCGGCTCGGGGCTGGGCCTGAGCATCTCCCGCGAGTTCATCGAGGCCCAGGGCGGGCGGCTGTGGGTGGAGAGTGAGCCGGCGCAGGGCAGCCACTTCTGCTTCACACTGCCGGTGGCGGGGTAA
- a CDS encoding sigma-54-dependent transcriptional regulator, with translation MPTGTLLLIDDEARLRQLLARVLELEGYTVLQAPDASRGLELLQQHAREVLVVISDVKLPDGHGVDLMPRYRAKAPDCEIVLLTAFGTIPDGVRAMKQGAFDYLTKGDYEQQLVVVVERAAEKARLRHRVAELERRMSQRFSFESMVGAAPALRRAQDLARQVAPTDSTVLLEGPTGAGKELFAQALHEASERKAKPFVAVNCSAFPKDLLESELFGYKKGAFTGALADKKGLLEEASGGTLFLDEIGELELNVQAKFLRVLETRQFTKLGDTKPTSVNVRIVAATNRNLKQEAAEGRFRPDLYYRLSVFTLNVPSLRDRAADVPALAAHFLQHFAAQLRKRLPGLEPECVELLQRYEWPGNVRELKNVLERAAILAPTDQPLSAGYLPDEFHTLPAPLSPDADPADQSLRAVEARHIRQVLHQCQGNKTEAARRLGIGLTTLYRKVQEYEL, from the coding sequence ATGCCCACCGGTACCCTGCTCCTGATTGACGATGAAGCCCGCCTGCGCCAGCTGTTGGCCCGGGTGCTGGAGCTGGAAGGCTACACCGTGCTGCAGGCCCCCGATGCCAGCCGTGGCCTGGAGCTGCTGCAGCAGCACGCCCGCGAGGTGCTGGTGGTCATTTCCGACGTAAAGCTGCCCGACGGCCACGGCGTGGACCTGATGCCGCGCTACCGCGCCAAGGCCCCCGACTGCGAAATCGTGCTGCTCACCGCCTTCGGCACCATCCCCGACGGCGTGCGGGCCATGAAGCAGGGCGCCTTCGACTACCTCACCAAGGGCGATTACGAGCAGCAGCTGGTGGTGGTGGTGGAGCGCGCCGCCGAAAAAGCCCGCCTGCGCCACCGCGTGGCCGAGCTGGAGCGGCGCATGAGCCAGCGGTTCAGCTTCGAGAGCATGGTGGGCGCGGCCCCGGCCCTGCGCCGCGCCCAGGACCTGGCCCGCCAGGTAGCCCCCACCGACAGCACCGTGCTGCTGGAAGGCCCCACCGGCGCGGGCAAGGAGCTGTTTGCCCAGGCTTTGCACGAGGCCAGCGAACGGAAAGCCAAGCCCTTCGTAGCCGTGAACTGCTCAGCCTTCCCCAAGGATCTACTGGAATCGGAGCTGTTTGGCTACAAGAAGGGCGCGTTTACGGGCGCGCTGGCCGATAAGAAGGGCCTGCTGGAAGAAGCCAGCGGTGGCACCCTGTTTCTGGACGAAATCGGGGAGCTGGAGCTGAACGTGCAGGCCAAGTTCCTCAGGGTGCTGGAGACGCGGCAGTTCACCAAGCTCGGCGACACCAAGCCCACCAGCGTGAACGTGCGCATTGTGGCCGCCACCAACCGTAACCTCAAGCAGGAAGCCGCCGAAGGCCGTTTCCGCCCCGACCTCTATTACCGCCTCTCCGTCTTCACCCTCAACGTGCCCAGCCTGCGCGACCGGGCCGCCGACGTGCCGGCTTTGGCGGCGCACTTTCTGCAGCACTTCGCGGCCCAGCTGCGCAAGCGCCTGCCGGGCCTGGAGCCCGAGTGCGTGGAGCTGCTGCAGCGCTACGAGTGGCCCGGCAACGTGCGGGAGCTGAAAAACGTGCTGGAACGCGCCGCCATCCTGGCCCCCACCGACCAGCCCCTCTCCGCCGGCTACCTCCCCGACGAGTTCCACACCCTGCCCGCCCCGCTCAGCCCCGACGCCGACCCCGCCGACCAGAGCCTGCGCGCCGTGGAAGCCCGCCACATCCGCCAGGTGCTGCACCAGTGCCAGGGCAACAAAACCGAAGCCGCCCGCCGCCTCGGCATCGGCCTCACCACGCTGTACCGGAAGGTGCAGGAGTACGAGCTGTAG
- a CDS encoding ABC transporter permease has translation MKSLFLPNARPPRTTFALMAAGQAGLLLLLWLFYPLQLFPSLGDVLRALADLTTTQGLIPELWASMTTALQALGMATVLALLISYLTALPFFRPLAYAASKMRYLTLTGLTFFVALLVSSGHEVKLSVLTFATTVYLVTGMTAVMLSTTQQELDHARTLGLGEWRSFWEVVVLGKLADMLEVVRQNFAIIWTMITLVETLYQSEGGIGLLLYKQNRYLHLDGVVAIQLVILAAGAAQDYVFGLLRRVFFPYASLAAAR, from the coding sequence ATGAAATCCCTCTTCCTCCCCAACGCCCGGCCGCCGCGCACCACGTTTGCCCTGATGGCGGCCGGGCAGGCGGGGCTGCTGCTGCTGCTGTGGCTGTTTTACCCGCTGCAGCTGTTTCCCTCCCTCGGCGACGTGCTACGCGCCCTGGCCGACCTCACCACCACCCAGGGCCTGATTCCGGAGCTGTGGGCCAGCATGACCACCGCGTTGCAGGCCCTGGGCATGGCCACGGTGCTGGCGCTGCTGATTTCCTACCTCACGGCCCTGCCCTTTTTTCGGCCGTTGGCCTACGCGGCTTCCAAGATGCGCTACCTCACCCTTACCGGCCTCACGTTTTTCGTGGCCCTGCTGGTGAGCTCGGGCCACGAGGTGAAGCTCTCGGTGCTCACCTTCGCCACCACCGTGTACCTAGTCACGGGCATGACGGCCGTGATGCTCAGCACCACCCAGCAGGAGCTGGACCACGCCCGCACCCTGGGCCTGGGCGAGTGGCGCAGCTTCTGGGAAGTGGTGGTACTGGGCAAGCTGGCCGATATGCTCGAAGTGGTGCGCCAGAACTTTGCCATCATCTGGACGATGATTACGCTGGTCGAAACCCTCTACCAATCGGAAGGCGGCATCGGCCTGCTGCTCTACAAGCAAAACCGCTACCTCCACCTCGACGGCGTGGTGGCCATCCAGCTCGTCATCCTCGCCGCCGGCGCCGCCCAGGACTATGTTTTCGGCCTGCTCCGCCGCGTGTTTTTCCCCTACGCCAGCCTGGCGGCGGCGCGGTGA
- a CDS encoding DUF389 domain-containing protein: MPLIEYPALLLRFLRQRFDLRDDTADPAVIEDSVESGVTFRGTNLWVLIFAILIASVGLNVNSTAVIIGAMLISPLMGPLVSVGYSAATNNPDLLRRAVKNLGLAVVISLLTSTVYFLLTPLSGAQSELLARTEPTIWDVLIALFGGLAGAVGLTRREKSNVIPGVAIATALMPPLCTAGYGLASGHWDYALGAFYLFSINCVFITLAAFLVIRFLGLPAHRFQDEAQARRVRRLMLAAAVVVAGPSVWLGYRIVQRSVYAHAAEEFVAKELDFAGTYVVTRQIDPRQRTINVLLVGRPVDTARLGAARRQLASYRLNRTSLVVRQGLQAYDSLDAQTLRQSLLEDMRARQSQAQSRYEVELNRMQQLVVAARTTLPAPEALLREAQVEHPAVRRLSLTVLPRPAVVRDSLPADTVLVVSAETRDALPLAERQRLAQWLRARTNRPQVQLLVVPVPARPAAANVSLPAVRVQSSATLAPKAAKSK; this comes from the coding sequence ATGCCCCTGATAGAATACCCCGCCCTGCTGCTGCGCTTCCTGCGCCAACGGTTTGACCTGCGCGACGATACCGCCGACCCGGCCGTCATCGAGGACAGCGTGGAATCGGGCGTTACGTTCCGGGGCACCAATCTGTGGGTGCTCATCTTCGCCATCCTCATTGCCTCAGTGGGGCTCAACGTCAATTCCACGGCCGTTATCATCGGGGCCATGCTGATTTCGCCGCTGATGGGGCCGCTGGTGAGTGTCGGCTACAGCGCCGCCACCAACAACCCCGACCTGCTGCGGCGCGCCGTGAAAAACCTGGGGCTGGCAGTGGTTATCAGCCTGCTGACTTCCACGGTGTACTTCCTGCTGACGCCCTTGAGCGGGGCGCAGTCGGAGCTGCTGGCCCGCACCGAGCCCACCATCTGGGACGTGCTCATTGCGTTGTTCGGGGGGCTGGCCGGGGCCGTGGGCCTCACGCGCCGCGAGAAAAGCAACGTCATTCCCGGTGTGGCCATTGCCACGGCCCTCATGCCGCCGCTCTGCACGGCCGGCTACGGGCTGGCCTCGGGCCACTGGGATTACGCGCTGGGTGCGTTCTACCTGTTTTCCATCAACTGCGTATTCATCACGCTGGCAGCTTTTCTGGTGATTCGGTTTCTGGGGCTGCCGGCCCACCGTTTTCAGGACGAGGCCCAGGCCCGGCGGGTGCGCCGCCTGATGCTGGCGGCGGCCGTGGTGGTGGCCGGCCCCAGCGTGTGGCTGGGCTACCGCATCGTGCAACGCTCGGTGTACGCCCACGCCGCCGAGGAATTTGTGGCTAAGGAGCTGGATTTCGCGGGTACCTACGTGGTGACGCGGCAGATTGACCCCCGCCAGCGCACCATCAACGTGCTGCTGGTAGGCCGCCCCGTGGATACGGCCCGTCTAGGCGCGGCCCGCCGCCAACTGGCCAGTTACCGCCTGAACCGGACCTCGCTGGTGGTGCGCCAGGGTTTGCAGGCCTACGATTCGCTGGATGCCCAGACGTTGCGCCAGAGCCTGCTGGAAGACATGCGCGCCCGCCAGAGTCAGGCCCAGAGCCGCTACGAGGTGGAACTGAACCGTATGCAGCAGCTGGTGGTGGCCGCCCGCACGACCCTGCCCGCTCCCGAGGCCCTGCTGCGCGAGGCGCAGGTAGAGCATCCCGCCGTGCGTCGCCTGTCCCTCACGGTGCTGCCCCGCCCAGCCGTTGTGCGCGACTCGCTCCCTGCCGATACCGTGCTGGTCGTCAGTGCAGAAACCCGCGACGCTTTGCCGCTGGCGGAGCGGCAGCGGCTGGCCCAGTGGCTGCGCGCCCGCACCAACCGCCCGCAGGTGCAGCTGTTGGTGGTTCCCGTGCCCGCCCGCCCGGCCGCAGCCAACGTGTCCCTGCCCGCCGTGCGCGTGCAGTCTTCAGCCACTCTGGCCCCCAAGGCAGCTAAAAGCAAGTAG
- a CDS encoding Rrf2 family transcriptional regulator — translation MQISSRFSVAVHVLSLLALPEQDGVLLTSERMAGSVNTNPVVIRRILGQLKKAGLVEVRPASGGTSLTRQPATITLLEVYRAVEVVEEGQLFSVHDKPNPACLVGRHIQSALDDTLQRAQTALERVLAHTTLQQVTTDIAAKALIS, via the coding sequence ATGCAGATCAGCAGCCGTTTTTCTGTCGCCGTACACGTGCTTTCCCTGCTGGCGCTGCCAGAGCAGGATGGCGTGCTGCTGACCTCGGAGCGCATGGCGGGCAGCGTGAACACCAATCCGGTGGTGATTCGGCGGATTCTGGGGCAGCTCAAGAAAGCCGGGCTGGTGGAAGTGCGGCCGGCTTCGGGCGGTACGTCCCTGACGCGCCAGCCGGCCACCATCACGCTGCTGGAAGTGTACCGGGCCGTGGAAGTAGTGGAGGAAGGCCAGCTGTTCAGCGTGCATGACAAGCCCAACCCGGCCTGCCTGGTGGGCCGCCATATTCAGTCGGCGCTGGATGATACGCTGCAACGCGCCCAAACGGCCCTGGAGCGGGTGCTGGCCCACACCACCCTGCAGCAGGTCACCACCGACATTGCGGCCAAAGCCCTTATTTCCTGA
- a CDS encoding NAD(P)-dependent oxidoreductase: MKIALIGATGFVGSRILAEALQRGHHVTALVRDPAKLTQTSDHLTVVTGDVTHVDETARQLAGHDVVINAFSAGWTNPNLYHDFLAGARAIEAATVQSGVARLVAIGGAGSLYLNGQQLVDGPDFPADIKPGAQAARDYHNELKTNDTLDWTFLSPAIEMHPGIDTGRTGHYRLGTESPVFNAEGRSILSGEDLAVVVLDEVEQPKHSRQRFTAAY; the protein is encoded by the coding sequence ATGAAAATTGCCCTCATCGGTGCCACTGGCTTTGTTGGCTCCCGCATCCTAGCCGAAGCTCTGCAGCGCGGCCACCACGTAACCGCCCTCGTGCGCGACCCCGCCAAGCTCACCCAAACCTCCGACCACCTGACCGTGGTAACCGGCGACGTAACCCACGTTGACGAAACCGCCCGCCAGCTGGCCGGCCACGACGTGGTGATCAACGCCTTCAGCGCGGGCTGGACCAACCCCAACCTCTACCACGACTTCCTGGCAGGGGCCCGCGCCATCGAAGCCGCCACCGTGCAATCGGGCGTGGCGCGGCTGGTAGCCATCGGCGGGGCCGGCAGCCTCTACCTCAACGGCCAGCAGCTGGTCGATGGCCCGGACTTCCCCGCCGACATCAAGCCCGGCGCCCAGGCCGCCCGCGACTACCACAACGAGCTGAAAACCAACGACACCCTCGACTGGACGTTCCTGAGCCCCGCCATCGAAATGCACCCCGGCATCGACACCGGCCGCACCGGGCACTACCGCCTCGGCACCGAAAGCCCGGTCTTCAACGCTGAAGGCCGCAGCATCCTCTCGGGCGAAGACCTGGCCGTAGTAGTCCTCGACGAAGTAGAGCAGCCCAAGCACAGCCGCCAGCGGTTCACGGCGGCGTATTAG
- a CDS encoding ATP-binding cassette domain-containing protein, with translation MTPYSYKSPVLTLDNVSLTLHGETILRDISAQVLDVCRPGMNQGQVVGFYGRSGMGKSVLCRLMAGLLAPSSGEVLVGEAQQPATPGAVGFVQQHYPLFNHRTLLDNLLVAAARRYPDPAEARRQAEEYLERFQLTPHRSKYPAHLSGGQRQRAAIAQQLLCSDHLILLDEPFSGLDVAMIDEVRKIILEVTTLDELNTVVIVSHDLATTTALSDRLWLLGQERDAAGQLLPGATISPQHQYNLAEMGLAWHENVEAEPEFVRFVEHLKEEIRGSA, from the coding sequence ATGACTCCCTACTCCTACAAATCCCCCGTCCTCACCCTCGACAACGTGTCGCTGACGCTGCACGGGGAAACCATTCTGCGCGATATTTCGGCGCAGGTGCTGGATGTGTGCCGGCCGGGCATGAACCAGGGCCAGGTGGTGGGCTTCTACGGCCGCTCGGGCATGGGCAAATCTGTCCTGTGCCGGCTGATGGCGGGGCTGCTGGCCCCCAGTAGCGGCGAGGTGCTGGTGGGCGAGGCGCAACAGCCGGCCACGCCCGGCGCGGTGGGCTTCGTGCAGCAGCACTACCCGCTGTTCAACCACCGCACCCTGCTCGACAACCTGCTGGTGGCCGCCGCCCGCCGCTACCCCGACCCCGCCGAGGCCCGCCGCCAGGCCGAAGAGTATCTGGAGCGGTTCCAGCTCACGCCCCACCGCAGCAAGTACCCGGCCCACCTCTCGGGCGGGCAGCGCCAGCGCGCCGCCATTGCCCAGCAGCTGCTCTGCTCCGACCACCTCATCCTGCTCGACGAGCCCTTCTCCGGCCTCGATGTGGCCATGATTGACGAGGTGCGCAAAATCATCCTCGAAGTCACCACCCTCGACGAGCTCAACACCGTGGTCATCGTCTCCCACGACCTGGCTACCACCACCGCCCTCTCCGACCGGCTCTGGCTACTCGGCCAAGAGCGCGACGCCGCGGGCCAGCTGCTGCCCGGCGCCACCATCAGCCCCCAGCACCAGTACAACCTCGCCGAAATGGGCCTCGCCTGGCACGAAAACGTGGAAGCCGAACCGGAATTCGTCCGGTTCGTGGAGCATCTGAAGGAGGAGATTCGGGGTAGTGCGTAA